The following DNA comes from Papaver somniferum cultivar HN1 chromosome 4, ASM357369v1, whole genome shotgun sequence.
ATAacataaaaaaacaaattaaaacctaaaatatCCAATTTCATAGACAAAATGTTaccataatcatcatcataataatccATGttttcaaaatccccaaattcatgAAACCCTAAAACGAAAACATAACTCAtaacaaagaaaccctaaaaacaatataataataacctgaagagAGGATCGATGAACcaccaatcaatcaatcaacGTTCTGCATAACATCATCAGTAGTAAACTTGGTACCCTTATCTTTTATCAGCAGCAGCTCTACCTTTGGCCTTACGAGTTACGATCCAAGAGCGACTTCCTATCCTTATCAAGTCTGAGCTTAGTAATAACAGTATAACACACTTTGAATCTTTGATGGATTAAGTGATTAACGCCAACATTAACAGTAGATCGGATTCATCGTAGTGGGTGGTGAAAGCTCTAACTACTTCTGCAGGCAGAGGCAGGAGAAGAAAGTAGATCGGAATGGGGGCGAGCTTCTCATCCTTTCCTTATATATGACCTAATTTCGTTGGGGATTTTACAAAATTAACCTTTATGAAATACCcgaatacccgcgggtacccgacGGGTAGGATCCGGATGGACCCGTTCATAAACGGGTATATatgggtaattacccgccgggtccaaaatggttaatgggtccaatttaaggacccggaaccggacccgaatACGTCGGTTCCGGTTCCGgacccgggtaatgggtacccattgacagccctaatttGACTGTTAAAATTAATTCActggaataaataaaaaatgacatACATATTCACGAAAATAATGGTAAGAAAATTCACAGAGAACAATATGCAATATAAAAAAAATACGCAGCCAATCTGACACATTATAGTTTTAGATAGAAGTCTAAACACTGTAAAATCATTCTTCCATATTTCCAAAATAACAAAGAGAATTaaagttatttaacttaatagtCAGATCTTCGATAAATACCAGAAACATAAAAGCATCAACTAAACCCATTACAGTATCTAATCTTCTTATTGTCCCTCTGCATTGCTGAAAGGAACTCAATCATTATCCTGTGCCCATGTTTCGTTGTTGCTGTAAATCTTCCGCACAACTTAGAAGTTCCATGTAGTTGAAGCATTAATTTGAATCCCAACCTAAAATACAAATGGATGCATAAGACTGAGTTAGAAAAAGAAAGAACCTGATGGTCAAATAAAAGAACCCAAAATATAAGTGCAAGGGGAAGTATACGGAAttagtaaaaaaaagaaaagaatacaaTTGCACAAATAAAGAAACTTATAATGAGATTGAGTTTAAGTTACTGTACATTGCAAAAAGGCTTATTCTTCAACGACGTTGACGAGTTCATATTCCACCAATGAGAGGTTGTTATCTTCTTTCACAGTGAAACTAGCAGATTCAGTCACCTCAACGTGACCCCATTTGTCCACTGCAAGCCTCATTGATCCTTTGAACATGTCAATTTTAGCATTCCGCAGGATCACGGTACTACCTTCTTTCATCAAGTCGACTGAAAATACGATAAATTGGTAGTTAAGtaacgatgaaaatcataatagCTGCATAAAAAGTAAGGTTGTGCCTTCACAGTAGCACGTGTATGTTCTGAAAATGCATATGATCAGTTTCAGGTGGAGTGTCCTACATATCCTAACTGCTTGTTGGGCTCATAGCTAAAGTATGTTAAGAAATTACAGCAACAAAAGTACATGATATTGCTCATAGATACCACCATGAGGAGAGTATTAATAATGATATTACAACTCAACTTCAAAGCATTTTTAGTTATGACTGAAAGATAAAATTTCTTCAGCCTAACCAGTGTTTAAGATCATTTCATTATATACAGAGATTCTATTGTTTGTCTAAATGACAACGAATCACCCAAACAGACATCAAAGATGATCATAGTCAGTGACCTATTTGGAAAGTCCGATAACGAAAAACTCTCAAGTACTATTTAGCAGACAAGAATAAATTTGATaatgaagaagatattgtggacaTACAAACTAACATGTATTTTCTTTTCCTATCCTAATCGGTGATGGAACTAGGGGGGTGGCGGCCGAATTTCAAAAAACCTACCcggattttttttaatttcaaggGTATTTTCTTGAAAAAAAATTGTGCAGCCCCCTAGAAATTCAACACCATATAGCCCATCCTGCTGTTTTAGCCTCCTATACTTCCAATCCTACTTCCATCACGGATCGTCATACACACAAGCTCAGGAAACTACATCATCCTCATTTTAGTTATGCTGAATAATGCCCCTAAAAAAACTCCAACCTTATTCTGTATATACAAATCAGCAATCTTAACCATAGCGATTAGATTGACCAATTGCATCTATTAAAAGCAATCAAACACCAAGATCTTAACCATAGCGATTAGATTGACCAATTGCATGTATTAAAAGCAATCAAACACCAAGAAAGTATGACATAGTTGGTTGACTACAAGTACATAGAATATATCAAACGACAAAGAGGACTTCCATGGAGAGCATGATTTTATACAAGATGCATTGCATTGAAGTGCAGGATCATCATCTAATTAAACAAGATACCatcaaaactctaaaaagcaaTACCTTGATCATTCCTTGCAGtgaaaataatcaacccagtTTCATCTCCAACCAAACATTCAGCAATACGCATTTGACGCATTTGAGGTCCACCTTTCTGTAACACCATCTTTGCATCTACAACCTTCACAGTTAGAGTATGTCCACTAGTCCCCGGACGCAGTTGATCTACCTTAGTAAAAATGGCCTTCCTCATTCCACTCTTTGCTTCAGCCATTTCCTCTACAAACAGCAAACATAACACAATCTTTTCCATCAAAATTCAATAAATACCCAAATAAAACATAAAAAGTAACAAACTTTCTTAATCAACATCACCCTAAAAAGCTAACCTTTAAATAAGAAATCAATCCACCGATGATAACAAACATTAACCAATCAAATCAAAAATTGCATGTCATAGACCCCAGATAAGAATCAAACCCTAGATGCATTAAGAAAGTTAATTGATTAGTAACCAGAAGAACCCAAGGAATTAAAATATTACCTTTGGTGGAGCGGTGAGATTATGAGACTGTAGAGGTTTGGGAAAGAGATCtgcagaggagaaggagaaggagaagacgaGAGTTGCTGTTGAGAAAAGAGACCTTCAGAATCGGCTTATACAATGAACAGTCAGAGTTTTTGTAACCGTTGGATGTTGAACCTTACTAAAACCTAATCCTTACCGTACGAGTCATATGGTTGGTGGGATACCATTATGTAGGTGCTGCAAAATTATGGGCTAAACTAATCCTATTCGTAACCAAACTAAGAATCATCAAGTTGTCGGATGGTTCTTCTGCTCACTCCCATACGGGGGAGATCGGTATTCTGTTCGAACCACCCCGTAATTGCCTGAAAATTCCTACTGAACGAAGAATTTAGGTTTAGGAAAAATCCAGGAAGGTATCTGTTAGGAAGTAGTTTGCGACCATTATTTCTTGTTATcgcgaaaagaaaaaagaaaaaaatgtaatCAAACTAACAATTTAGGAAGTAGGCTGGGGTCAttgtttcatgtttttaattttcctAACTGAAGAATTTAGGAAGTAGTCTAGGACCCCTGTTCCATGTGatgtaatcaaaaaaaaaaaaaatcgtaatcAAACTAAGGTATTTAATCTGAACGGCCAGGATTATAATTTAAAATTAATATATTAGGAATGAGCGACCAGGATTAATTTAAAACTCATAAATATTAAGAATGAGCTCGTAAAACTTTACCAGATAATTCGTACCTCGGCAACGATTAATCTAGCTAAAccaattttattgtctaaatctcttacCTATGCAATAAGATTTCCGCTTTTTCCAAAGACATGGCGAaataaaaaccaaactataaTGCCCTCTGCAAGTTTtaaattaaatccgattttatggagttttcttttaaaaaatcAATTAGATACCGAATTCTTAAACATTTACCTAAATTTATTCTCAACGGATTATCTCTTTTCTAATTTGTGCGTCAATTTTTTTGTCAAATTGCCAAATAATCAAGAAGTTGCGCTTATCTTCCATGTGTTAGGTGTTTTTAACCTTCAGTTGAATAATGTTCAATCAAAGGTTAGCTACGGTAGACCATCTCCCAACAATTGGCTCTGACCACTCTCCTATCCTTTTCATTTTCAAGCATTGAGATAATGGGCTATCTACACCTTATAGATTTTTTAATCTATGGCTTGATATCCCATAAGATCTAGAAATCATACAAAACTACTGGAATTCTCAGGTTAGTGGTTCCCCACCATTCACAATAATATTATCTAAGCtcaaattggttaaaaaaaacaTCTCAAAAAATGGAATAAGAAGTTTTTGGAGCGTTTAGTATAACATCAAACAAAACTTCTCAGTTATTAACTCCCTTCATGACTCAAACAATCTTAGCCAACATGATCGAAAATTAGAAGAAACTATAGCAAAATTAGAATAGTTATACGACCATGGGGATAAATTTTGGAAACGAAAAGCCAAGGATAGCCGACTCAAATTTGGGGATAGGAATACTAAGTATTTTAGTTTTAGTATCCATAGGAGGGGAAGTAGATAGAATCATCACTGTTCTTGATTCTCATGGTGATTCAACATAATCGGTCTTAGCTGTTAATTTCCAAAGCATGTCCATTGAACCTGGTGCTGGGGATTTCACCCCAATTCGCAATCACATATTTGAAACTAACGGGATTATTGTTATCTCTTCCGAAGCAGAAATAACCAAAGGAGTTAAAAACATAGCCTTGGACAAAGTCCCAGATCCTGATGGTATCAATATGCGATTCTTTTATTATCAATGGCCTTTAATCAGGCTTGATATCATAGCCATGGTTCGACATTTCTTTAGAACTAAAATCTTGTTAAAGGAAATGAATGCAACTTTTCTGGCCTTTATCCCTAACATAAATAATGTCATATGCATGAGAATTCTAACCTATTAGTCTTTGCAACTCCACGTATAAGATCATTTCCAAAAAATTTGATAACATACTGATATTAGTTTTAGCCAAAATTATTTCCCTATGCAATCCACCTTTATGCCTAAACAAGAAAATTACCGACAACAATTTGCTTGTTTTATATCATACCATGAATAAGAACAAAAAAGTTAAAACATGGACTTTAATCACTACAACATTTTTTCGGAATAACAACTAAAATTTGTAACAGCTCTTACGCAGTTGCAAATTTGCAACTGATTTTGCAACTCTTCTAAAACTCGCAACTACAGTTAGCCGTTGCGAAATTTTTGGCTCAGTTGCAATTCGCAACGGCTGACCATATCACATGTGCTGCCTGCTTGTGTGCAAGGCAACACCAGAATTGTACGCGTGCGATCCGGCTGTGTGGGTGGGAACACTAGTTTTATTCTACCCTTTCTTCGCTATCGTACATCCAAACCTGACTCCCTTATCTTATTTTTCATCGAGCAGCAGCTTCCTGCATCTTCCTCTCGTTTCAACAGCGCCTCATCTCAATTCTCTTCATCAACACCAACTGAAAAGAGGAGATttatcaacaacatcatcttttcTCTATTATCTTCATCAAGGCCAAATGAAAACGAAGGTTCATCAACAACATCGGTTCTTGGAGTCTGAATCGATGAAGAATAGACGATGAGGATTAtcaacaataatcaagagtaatTCTATGTTGTCTAAAGCAATTGGTAATTGTACAAAAACTTAGATTACGTCTCTTCATTAGTAATTTGATGGTAATGGAAACCCTAGATTTGTTTCTGCTTTGATCGATGCTGGTGGTGATGTGAATTTTAGGGATCTATCAAATGGGAAATTTTTGTTGTTTGCAGGCTGCACAATCGTTGAATTCCTAAAATTAACATTTTTGGGAGTAAGTTTTCTCTTTACTTATATGATTTCCTTCACTTCAATTGGATtttatgttcttgtataattaGGCATCTGAAAGTCTAATAAGCATTATGATATGTACACACAGGAATCCATTAATTGATGTAGATTGTGCATTTGAACTGATTTGTTGAATGTACTTCTCTTACAGGTATGGGATGAACCAGTTGACCGTGGGGGTTATTATAAGTGTGATGTTTCAAATTTGAACTTCCTATTTTAGTTAATATCCGATTTTACTTGTATTCGTTAAATTTATTAGACATGAAGGTATGTTAATTGTGTATTTGTTGTTCATATTATAAATGGAACATTTGCGTAAATTCAAGGGCACTTGAAAGGTTTCCAGGGTAAGAAACACTTGGAGGATTTTTCTGTTAGGTGCGTTCAAATCTTATTATGATTTTCAATCATATTGGACGCTCTCCTAGCTTGTATCAGCGCATTCGGACGATTTTTGTGACTCAATGTTTGAATCCTTGTCTTAAATGGTTGTGTACAAAATTGTTTGCATTTTTTCCCAAATTTCATTATTGTTTATAAACTACAAATGGTATAACTATTATACATTTGTTAAGTGTTGTTCGAACTTGTGGGGTATCATGATCTTTCCTGGTTGGTAGTATCGCTTGTTCGGAACTTGTGTAATATAAAAGAGGTCAAAACGCAACTGTCATGTAAATTGGAAGCAGGGTAAAGGTGGATTAGTAATGGTTGTTTGGTTGTATTGTGATTCTAGAATTTGCTTTTGAACCAAGCACGTCCTTTTGAACATTCACCATTAGTCATATACTATATCCATGCCATAGCCGCAAGCTCTTCGAGAGTCGACTTTCAATAGAATGAAACTTTATAAATACAATCTTCCAGATGTTATCTTTCTGGACGAGTTAGTAGAATATAACTTTAAAACCAGAATTGCAATCCGGATTCGGGAAAATTTTCTTCTAAAGAGTTActttcttttgatattttagaTTTGTTAGATTGCAGTATCTCAAGACCACGAACTGATTATGTGATGTCAATATCCTATTTCTGTATGTTAGTTactttacatatttttttatggttGCAGTTTTCTTCGCAACCTAGTTTTGCTGAAATCAAACAAAAGGTCCTTGACATTTTTTCCGTACCTGCGTACATGTGAGTTGGCAACAAAACTTAAACCTCCTTTTTTGATCTGATTTTGAGTATTGACTATTTTATAAGGATCTATGTTACTAAAGATGTTCAATTCTAAAGAGCATTTGTAGATTTCTAAATAGTTTTACTTATGTTTCATTTTATACAACTAATTATGTTTCTTATTGCACGAGAAAATGGGGTCCGTAGGGATGAATTGACGGAACTCCTTAAAGTTCCAGTGGTGAAAATAAAGTAActatctctttctccttctctcgcaGACACTTCAAAAGACTGTTTAACCCACTTTTCCTTCTTTGTTCTTGACATGGAATCTCTTGCAACTCTTGAGAATGAAGGTGCGGTTTATCCAACAATTGACAATTATCATTACAAATATTTTGGAGAGTAAGAACGATATTTCAAATTAGTCGCATAATCTTTATTAAAGTACTCTGAGTTAACCTATTATCTTCAACCTCGTCTTGATGTCTTCCCTCTCAGTTCTTCAAGTGATAGCCACATTTTTTTAAGTAAGGTGTCATGTTTCCATCACTGAGTTCTCCAAGGATACGCAGGAGTTCAGAAATAAAATTTTTGACCCTTGGGTTTGTGAAGTCGCAAGATTCAGCAAATATTAATGATATATAACCATCTTCTTAGAGATTCTTCTTGATGCTAAGCATGATGCGAAATCTCAGGGTGAAGATGGAAGTCTTAAGTTTCACTTCCAATAATTCGTGTCATTCAATGTGTCCAGTAGGTGATATATTCTTTCCTAAGTCAATATAGCTGAATTATGCATCAAAGTTTGTATTCGTATTCAACTCCCTTAAACCTTTCCGTGGTCAATTGTACTAACATCGCAAGTCAATTTGATTGTAGTTCATTGTAGAGAAAACAAGCCTTAATCCTAGAGCACAAAGGAAAAATGGCGGAAGATCGTCAAGATCAAGATAGGAAGGCTACTTCAGCTCAAACAAGACAGTGAAACAGATCAACGTTCTGAGGATGACCTCAGCGAAGTTTTTGGTACATATGGTCTGGTCACTAAGGTATGTAAGTTTTGTTTCTCCTGAAAACCCCCTTTTCCTATAATTATTTAtcgattttgtttttgttgttgattacTTTGGTGAAAGATGGGCTAATCGGGGTTTGACTTCAAATCATCCTTTTAGATGGATTTTAATAATGTTGTATTCTGGTGATTGTTTTGTCCTAGTATTGTGCACAACCTTTAGGTATTGTGGTATTGGACTGTGGATCTATTTTCTGATTATAACGCTTCTTTGAGTACATAAAAGACTGGAAGCTGAGAATATGTTGTACCTAGGCTTTCTTTGGCATTTTTCTAGGTCACTAACATGTTATTGTTTTTATCTTCAAGGCATTTTCAACTGTAGGTACGCCAGATTACATAGCTCCAGAAGTGTTGCTGAATAAAGGTTATGGCATGGATTATGACTGGCTGGTAGAACTTGGTACTTGTAGCTTCACCATCAGAATCACTTAAAGTTGCCTGAAGAGGCAAGGTTGACACCCGCAACAAGGAATctcatttgtagatttttatatgaTATTGACCAGAGACTAGATATTGGAGGGGCATATCAAATAAAAGTGAGATATTATTCCTTTTTCGAGTCTTTTCAtatcatgtaattttgtttcttgtATTTACTGTAATGGAAACTTCTCAAGCTCATCCTTTGTTCAAAGAAGTTGTTAAATTTAATTTATAAAGTTTGTATGAGATTGAGATGCTGTGCATTTGATTTTGCGTGGAAATGTATCTTAAAGTGTTATCTATAATACAATTTCACGGAGTTCAGCTTCCTCCAGTATCCAGATCGATTAGAATTTGAAACTGCTATGCATTTGATATTACTTCTTACATTGGATATCTTGCTGAAGCGTGATATCGTTTCtttatgttattatttttgtCTTGTAGGAGTTCTATGCTTTGAAAAAGCGATGTTCACTGTGAGATGGAAACTCATTGAAGTTCTTTTTCCTTGTTTCGGTCTGTACGTTCGTAGTATATATTACTGCTATTCATAGCTATTCATAGCTTGCTTTTTGCTTTATGTGGATATATTTATAATAGGTAAAACGTGTTGAGCTTACCCAGTTGATAATCATTTTCCTGCATATTATTTCTTATCTGCATATAGGTATATCATAATCTTGTTTCATGTTCctgcttttcttttttgttgatttCTTCAATCCCCATAATCTTttggttgataaataaaagtgcATACTGAAGATTGCATATCTTAGTTTCTTTTCCTAGGTGTTGAATCATATATAACTAGAAGAGGATTATGGGGTTAGCCTAGTTTCATCTTACTACGGAATGAGGGACCAATAAGAGGAAACCGATGTGAACATTAGCAAAAGCCTGAGAAGTAAACATGAAGAGGTAAAATATCTTatgcacttcattacctttgtcGTGGTTCTGTATGTATACAATTTTCAATGAAAGATGACTAGTGAGTAACTTAGAAAGCACCAAAATTATACAGTCCTTGAAAATTATGTTTCTTTATCTGTATAGTATATCTTTGAAAGATGAGTTATTTTCTTATTCACGCTTCAGTCTATAATTCTGAACCCCTTATGATTCACCAGTCATTTATCTTCATTCTTTTGTTCAGTAATATCATCTCTTTGTATACAGGTTATACATTACGAGCTTTCTAACACTTCGGAGATCTTTGTTCATAGGTCTGGTAGAATAAGAAGTGTTGGAAAGATGGTGATAATACAGCAGCATTAAGGAAGTACTCTTCTGATGCAGAACCGATAATGCAATAAAGTGATTCTATTCATACTCCTGTCATTTGTGCTCCCTGCTGACAGGTATGTGTTAATGAACTCATATGCTAGCTTAGTTATAATCATCCATATCATTAAGCTCAGGGTTGGTATTTGTTGAATATGAAGCCATAGTTGAGAATAAAAACTGGTACTACAATCTAGAGAACTAACAGAGACAAACTTATACTtgaaacaacttttgaaaaagaaaTGAGAAAAGATGTATCGTTACAAAACAAAATTACAAATTGTGTAACAAATTGGTGACTAAATGATCGTTCTACTAACGAAAGGAGAGTCATTTTAGAATTTGAACTCATAACTGAACTTCGTGAAATTTTCTATC
Coding sequences within:
- the LOC113276434 gene encoding uncharacterized protein At4g28440-like; amino-acid sequence: MAEAKSGMRKAIFTKVDQLRPGTSGHTLTVKVVDAKMVLQKGGPQMRQMRIAECLVGDETGLIIFTARNDQVDLMKEGSTVILRNAKIDMFKGSMRLAVDKWGHVEVTESASFTVKEDNNLSLVEYELVNVVEE